The Alphaproteobacteria bacterium genomic interval GGGTTATTTAATTTTGAGGTTCCAGTGAAATTAGGCTGATGGTTTTTTTGCCAAGAGAAATTTTCTTTTTTATTATCTTTAGGTAAATCATTAGAAGTAAAGTGAAGCCATCTATGCCATAATGCTGGAATTTTAGTTGCTTCAACCACTCCTTTATATACAACCCACCTCTTTTCTTTTTTTCCTTTGAAGCGAGTTTGGTAATATGAGTTGCCAGATTGGTCATTACCCACAAATTTGCCAAAAAAGAAAGTGTAAATGATAGTTGCAATATGCATGATAAAATAATATAATGTTAAAGCTTTTTTAATTGATTTTCTCCGATAATGCAAGAAAAACCCTTTTCCCTCAAATCAAACTATAAACCAGCTGGAGATCAAATTAAAGCAATAGCAGATTTGGAGCAAGCATTAAAAAAAAATGAAAAAA includes:
- a CDS encoding NADH:ubiquinone oxidoreductase subunit NDUFA12, producing the protein MHIATIIYTFFFGKFVGNDQSGNSYYQTRFKGKKEKRWVVYKGVVEATKIPALWHRWLHFTSNDLPKDNKKENFSWQKNHQPNFTGTSKLNNPAKTTKIKEKYQAWKP